In Streptomyces sp. NBC_01439, the following are encoded in one genomic region:
- a CDS encoding peroxidase family protein, whose translation MSMQRRPVPRRSGSGYRSSLPWRIITRIAEFVDRRTGWDRLAVTPGLLTLFGLRVKLRQENLHDTSRLPSVGLPTPAPPSDGHRVNRTADGSHNDLDEPRMGMAGTRFGRNIPLDKIAPATPESVLSRPNPREVSRVLLTRRTLIPAESVNSLVAAWLQFMVRDWFSHGTSPTERPWEVPLLDDDPWPERPMRIMRTPDDPTRDPRSPAGTPDTRVNVSSHWWDASQIYGTNEAEQCRVRTGKTGKLHLFGDEATPLPSDPARDPSRVPGFWLGLVMMQNLFAQEHNSICDHLHAVYPSWDDEELFQRARLVNAALLAKIHTVEWTPAVISHPTTVKALRSNWWGIAGERVHNFYGRLTESETVSGIPGSKTDHYGVPYSLTEEFVAVYRMHPLVRDDWHLRSAADDSTLSDCTFRDIAGPAALNVLKTKGMANLLYSFGTLHPGLVTLHNFPRFLQDFERPDGGRQDLAATDILRNRELGIPRYNEFRRLLRLKPAASFEDLTDNPVWAKEMERLYDDVEDVDLTVGMYAEKLPTGFAFSDTAFRIFILMASRRLNSDRFFTEYYTPEVYSKAGMAWIDDNSMVTVLLRHYPELRTSLAGLKNAFVPWHVASGSGPS comes from the coding sequence ATGAGCATGCAACGACGCCCCGTCCCCCGACGATCCGGCTCCGGATACCGCTCCTCCCTACCGTGGCGGATCATCACCCGCATCGCCGAGTTCGTCGACCGCCGCACCGGTTGGGACCGCCTGGCGGTCACGCCCGGTCTGCTGACCCTCTTCGGGCTGCGGGTCAAACTCCGTCAGGAGAACCTCCACGACACGTCGCGGCTGCCTTCCGTCGGCCTCCCGACCCCTGCGCCGCCCTCCGACGGGCACCGGGTCAACCGGACCGCCGACGGCAGCCACAACGACCTCGACGAGCCGCGCATGGGCATGGCGGGAACGCGCTTCGGCCGGAACATCCCGCTGGACAAGATCGCCCCGGCCACGCCCGAGAGCGTTCTTTCGCGGCCGAACCCGCGCGAGGTCAGCCGAGTCCTGCTCACCCGCCGGACACTGATCCCGGCCGAGTCGGTCAACTCCCTGGTCGCCGCCTGGCTGCAGTTCATGGTCCGCGACTGGTTCAGTCACGGAACCAGTCCCACGGAGCGGCCCTGGGAAGTTCCGCTCCTGGACGACGATCCGTGGCCCGAACGCCCGATGCGGATCATGCGGACGCCGGACGACCCGACGCGGGACCCCCGGTCGCCCGCGGGGACTCCCGACACCCGCGTCAACGTCTCGTCCCACTGGTGGGACGCATCCCAGATCTACGGCACGAACGAGGCGGAACAGTGCCGGGTGCGCACCGGCAAGACGGGCAAACTGCACCTCTTCGGCGACGAGGCGACCCCGCTCCCCTCCGACCCCGCCCGCGATCCCTCGCGCGTTCCCGGCTTCTGGCTGGGCCTCGTCATGATGCAGAACCTGTTCGCCCAGGAGCACAACTCGATCTGCGACCACCTGCACGCCGTGTACCCGTCGTGGGACGACGAGGAGTTGTTCCAGCGGGCCCGCCTCGTTAATGCCGCGCTCCTCGCCAAGATCCATACGGTGGAGTGGACGCCCGCCGTGATCAGCCACCCCACCACCGTCAAAGCCCTGCGGTCCAACTGGTGGGGCATCGCGGGTGAACGCGTCCACAACTTCTACGGCCGGCTCACGGAGAGCGAGACCGTCAGTGGCATCCCCGGCAGCAAGACGGACCACTACGGCGTCCCGTACTCCCTCACCGAGGAGTTCGTGGCCGTCTACCGCATGCACCCGCTCGTCCGCGACGACTGGCACCTGCGCTCCGCCGCCGACGACTCCACCCTCAGCGACTGCACCTTCCGCGACATCGCCGGACCTGCGGCGCTCAACGTGCTGAAGACCAAGGGAATGGCCAACCTGCTGTACAGCTTCGGCACCCTCCACCCGGGGCTCGTGACCCTGCACAACTTCCCCCGCTTCCTCCAGGACTTCGAGCGCCCCGATGGGGGGCGACAGGACCTCGCTGCCACGGACATCCTGCGCAACCGGGAACTGGGGATCCCCCGCTACAACGAATTCCGGCGGCTGCTGCGGCTGAAGCCCGCGGCGAGCTTCGAGGACCTGACGGACAACCCCGTGTGGGCCAAGGAGATGGAGCGGCTCTACGACGACGTCGAAGACGTCGACCTGACGGTCGGAATGTATGCGGAGAAGCTTCCGACCGGATTCGCCTTCAGCGACACGGCGTTCCGCATCTTCATCCTGATGGCCTCGCGCCGACTGAACAGCGACCGCTTCTTCACCGAGTACTACACACCGGAGGTGTACTCCAAGGCCGGCATGGCTTGGATCGACGACAACAGCATGGTCACCGTGTTGCTGCGGCACTATCCGGAGCTGCGTACGTCTCTCGCGGGACTCAAGAACGCCTTCGTGCCCTGGCACGTCGCCAGCGGCAGCGGGCCTTCCTGA
- a CDS encoding DUF6153 family protein, whose product MDQQATRAMKPLGLRSPLLLVLAVLVGLVGMHGLGPGAVPVSAAAPGCAAAHGTAPAHGTPAAGEHAVQHGGAARADEPAGDGSGGHAQHADATCAAAGTSGAPVLPCPAAAPSGVAAVPVAGTGIDVSGAVGGRAPPSLSELQLLRI is encoded by the coding sequence ATGGATCAGCAGGCGACGCGCGCAATGAAGCCGCTCGGGCTGCGTTCCCCTCTCCTGCTGGTCCTGGCCGTGCTGGTGGGCCTCGTGGGCATGCACGGCCTGGGGCCGGGCGCCGTTCCGGTGTCCGCCGCCGCACCCGGGTGCGCAGCCGCCCACGGGACGGCCCCCGCGCACGGCACGCCTGCAGCCGGCGAGCACGCGGTGCAGCACGGCGGCGCCGCGCGGGCCGATGAACCGGCCGGCGACGGAAGCGGCGGGCACGCCCAACACGCGGATGCGACCTGCGCCGCCGCGGGCACCTCGGGCGCCCCCGTCCTGCCCTGCCCGGCCGCCGCCCCCAGCGGCGTTGCGGCCGTCCCGGTCGCCGGTACCGGGATCGACGTGAGCGGTGCGGTCGGCGGACGCGCGCCACCGTCACTGAGCGAATTGCAGCTCCTGCGCATATAG
- a CDS encoding alpha/beta hydrolase, which produces MPQHAIHAVTAAAALVSLAAFGPAPSSAPSPPDRSAARSAGQAADGTGSQAPSRFVPGPCPKPPEPIAALGNARCGYLEVPENRSRPGSRTIKLAAAVIPAAEPATPAQEPVVFMAGGPGGDTFDDIPLLVESGLNKDRELIVMAQRGNLYDQPNLACPEIDRFNARAVGLGYDAKQAQQLLLKAVKECRDRLTADGVDLSAYNTTENAADFADLRTALNIPRWNVYGYSYGSDLALTYVRLHPEGIRAVAIDSVTPPQSATLPWGWSSAAEGIDHIFAACAAQPACKSRYPDLPRMLTEQVRKLEAHPLTLHVPPPGGGKPVEVVLDGGALLNQIVAFAPRPKDLPAALDELSRGNPERFARARAAGSVQNVGAFAHGLTESVACSEWAPGYSETDVLKAGRKAFPGWPDTVLAQVPQLPFQYPVCRVWNVPDRASVQRVATVSPVPALLVSGTFDAKTGASWAKGVARDLSRSTAVQVPGIGHWVVPQSPCAQRVLASFLARPTAPDTSCVNDLKPEPFTIIPK; this is translated from the coding sequence ATGCCACAGCACGCCATCCACGCGGTGACCGCCGCAGCCGCTCTGGTCTCCCTGGCAGCATTCGGCCCCGCACCGAGCAGCGCCCCGTCACCGCCCGACCGGTCGGCCGCCCGGTCCGCCGGCCAGGCGGCCGACGGGACCGGTTCGCAGGCCCCGTCCCGGTTCGTGCCCGGGCCTTGTCCGAAGCCGCCCGAGCCGATCGCAGCACTCGGCAACGCACGCTGCGGCTACCTCGAAGTTCCCGAGAACCGCTCCCGCCCCGGCAGCCGGACCATCAAGCTCGCCGCGGCGGTCATTCCGGCCGCCGAACCGGCGACGCCGGCGCAGGAGCCCGTGGTGTTCATGGCGGGCGGCCCCGGGGGCGACACGTTCGACGACATACCGCTCCTCGTCGAGTCCGGGCTGAACAAGGACCGCGAACTGATCGTCATGGCCCAGCGCGGCAACCTCTACGACCAGCCGAACCTCGCCTGCCCGGAGATCGACCGCTTCAACGCCCGGGCCGTTGGCCTGGGCTACGACGCGAAGCAGGCGCAGCAGCTCCTGTTGAAGGCGGTGAAGGAGTGCCGCGACCGCCTGACGGCCGACGGCGTCGACCTGAGCGCCTACAACACCACCGAGAACGCCGCCGACTTCGCCGACCTGCGCACGGCGCTGAACATCCCCCGGTGGAACGTCTACGGGTACTCCTACGGCAGCGACCTGGCCCTCACCTACGTGCGCCTGCACCCCGAGGGAATCCGCGCCGTGGCGATCGACTCGGTCACGCCTCCCCAGAGCGCGACCCTGCCGTGGGGATGGAGCAGCGCAGCCGAGGGCATCGACCACATCTTCGCGGCGTGCGCGGCGCAGCCCGCCTGCAAGAGCCGGTACCCGGACCTCCCCCGCATGCTGACGGAGCAGGTGCGCAAGCTGGAGGCGCATCCCCTGACGCTGCACGTCCCGCCGCCGGGCGGTGGAAAGCCGGTCGAGGTCGTCCTCGACGGGGGCGCGCTGCTGAACCAGATCGTCGCCTTCGCCCCCCGGCCCAAAGACCTCCCGGCGGCACTCGACGAGCTCAGCCGCGGAAACCCCGAGCGCTTCGCACGGGCCCGCGCGGCCGGCTCCGTCCAGAACGTCGGCGCATTCGCACACGGCCTCACCGAATCCGTGGCGTGCAGCGAGTGGGCGCCGGGGTACTCGGAAACCGACGTGCTGAAGGCGGGGCGCAAGGCCTTCCCCGGGTGGCCGGACACGGTCCTGGCCCAGGTGCCGCAACTTCCCTTCCAGTACCCGGTGTGCCGGGTCTGGAACGTTCCGGACCGCGCCTCCGTCCAGCGGGTGGCCACGGTCAGCCCGGTGCCCGCGCTCCTCGTCTCCGGCACGTTCGACGCGAAGACCGGGGCGAGCTGGGCGAAGGGCGTGGCCCGCGACCTGTCCCGTTCGACCGCCGTGCAGGTCCCCGGGATCGGCCACTGGGTGGTCCCGCAGTCGCCCTGCGCCCAACGCGTCCTGGCATCGTTCCTCGCTCGCCCGACCGCCCCCGACACCAGCTGCGTGAACGACTTGAAGCCCGAACCATTCACGATCATTCCGAAATGA
- a CDS encoding alpha/beta hydrolase, whose translation MALHPAHRRRRTARRLLTTAAGTVTGLLVTGLLAAPAPAQPPTDASTGPDAPIGTVARAVGDARFEPGPCPKTPEPIEALDGARCGTLTVPENRAEPSGRTIELGVAIVPAATDEPKPDPIVWLAGGPGDDAVGEAKMAIDGGLNRDRDVIFMSQRGTYSAEPNLLCPNIDEFNARSVGLVYDAPSTERLHVEATKACRDRLAARGIDLGAYNDTESAADYEDLRKALGIEQWNLFGISYGTQLALAYMRLHPEGLRSVGIDGILPPSKAGSAATWSSARQGFDGLFKACADQPACNERYPNLSATFDRLVRELEAKPVTTTVTLPGSDKPVKVVLDGGALVNWMTSATHVAPQVPAALDELAHGKPQRIAQQWAGGKLSPQAIGRVAHGLSYGVFCSAWTPYESEDAALQGGRATFPSFPRSVQAQAPQLAFLHPDCDAWNVPAASPSIRDATRGDIPTLALSGGFDSQTGADNGPYVASTLGKAKVVTVPYEPHVVFATSKCAQEITVSFFDDPAAPKTACLKGLEAPEFEIGP comes from the coding sequence ATGGCACTCCACCCGGCGCACCGTCGGCGCCGCACCGCACGACGCCTCCTGACGACGGCCGCCGGCACGGTGACCGGTCTCCTCGTCACCGGCCTGCTCGCAGCGCCTGCCCCGGCGCAGCCCCCTACCGATGCCAGCACCGGCCCCGACGCGCCGATCGGTACGGTCGCCCGCGCGGTGGGCGACGCCCGCTTCGAACCGGGCCCCTGCCCGAAGACGCCGGAACCGATCGAAGCGCTCGACGGCGCCCGCTGCGGAACGCTCACCGTGCCCGAGAACCGCGCCGAACCGAGCGGCCGGACGATCGAGCTCGGCGTCGCGATCGTGCCCGCCGCCACCGACGAGCCGAAACCCGACCCCATCGTGTGGCTCGCGGGCGGCCCCGGTGACGACGCCGTGGGGGAGGCGAAGATGGCGATCGACGGCGGCTTGAACCGCGACCGTGACGTGATCTTCATGTCCCAGCGCGGTACGTACTCGGCCGAGCCGAACCTCCTCTGCCCCAACATCGACGAGTTCAACGCACGCTCCGTCGGCCTCGTCTACGACGCCCCGTCCACCGAACGCCTGCACGTCGAGGCCACCAAGGCCTGCCGCGACCGACTGGCGGCCCGCGGGATCGACCTCGGCGCCTACAACGACACCGAGAGCGCCGCCGACTACGAGGACCTGCGCAAGGCGCTGGGCATCGAGCAGTGGAACCTGTTCGGGATCTCCTACGGCACCCAGCTGGCGCTGGCCTACATGCGGCTGCACCCCGAGGGGCTCCGCTCGGTGGGCATCGACGGCATACTGCCGCCGTCCAAGGCCGGGTCGGCCGCGACCTGGAGCAGCGCCCGGCAGGGCTTCGACGGCCTGTTCAAGGCCTGCGCGGACCAGCCGGCGTGCAACGAGCGCTATCCGAATCTGTCGGCCACCTTCGACCGGCTCGTGCGCGAACTCGAAGCCAAGCCGGTCACCACCACCGTCACCCTCCCCGGCAGCGACAAGCCGGTGAAGGTCGTCCTGGACGGCGGAGCCCTGGTCAACTGGATGACCTCCGCCACCCATGTGGCGCCCCAGGTGCCCGCCGCCCTCGACGAGCTGGCGCACGGCAAGCCGCAGCGGATCGCCCAGCAGTGGGCGGGCGGCAAGCTCAGCCCCCAAGCCATCGGCAGGGTCGCGCACGGCCTCTCCTACGGCGTCTTCTGCAGCGCGTGGACACCGTACGAGAGCGAGGACGCGGCGCTGCAGGGCGGACGGGCGACGTTCCCGTCCTTCCCCCGCTCGGTACAGGCCCAGGCCCCGCAGCTCGCCTTCCTCCACCCGGACTGCGACGCCTGGAACGTCCCTGCGGCGTCGCCCTCGATCCGGGACGCCACGCGCGGTGACATCCCGACCCTCGCCCTGTCGGGCGGGTTCGACTCCCAGACCGGGGCCGACAACGGGCCGTACGTCGCCAGCACGCTGGGCAAGGCCAAGGTCGTCACGGTCCCCTACGAGCCCCACGTGGTGTTCGCCACCTCGAAGTGCGCCCAGGAGATCACCGTCTCGTTCTTCGACGACCCGGCTGCGCCGAAGACCGCATGCCTGAAGGGTCTCGAGGCACCCGAGTTTGAGATCGGCCCCTGA
- a CDS encoding DUF305 domain-containing protein, translating to MTSKRSPIRRATAVAAAVTATLVLAACGGNGGDSGSAHDGHGSSASPSTPAPARQGDHNTADAVFARGMIPHHRQAVEMADLAAARAESAEVKKLAEEVKKAQDPEIKTLSGWLTSWGEKVPATDEDHGGHTMSGMMTAEEMQRLTAASGKAFDTAFLQMMVEHHEGAVAMAETEQAEGTYGPAKDMAAAIITSQSAEIARMNTLLGKS from the coding sequence ATGACCAGCAAGCGTTCCCCGATCCGCCGTGCCACGGCCGTGGCCGCGGCCGTCACCGCCACACTCGTCCTCGCCGCCTGCGGCGGCAACGGCGGCGATTCCGGCTCGGCCCACGACGGACACGGCTCCTCCGCCTCGCCGTCCACCCCTGCCCCGGCACGGCAGGGCGACCACAACACCGCCGACGCGGTCTTCGCCCGGGGGATGATCCCCCACCACCGGCAGGCCGTCGAGATGGCGGACCTCGCCGCGGCCCGCGCGGAGTCCGCAGAGGTCAAGAAGCTCGCGGAGGAGGTCAAGAAGGCCCAGGATCCGGAGATCAAGACCCTCTCCGGCTGGCTGACCTCCTGGGGCGAGAAGGTCCCGGCCACGGACGAGGACCACGGTGGACACACCATGTCCGGCATGATGACCGCCGAGGAGATGCAGCGGCTCACGGCCGCCTCCGGCAAGGCGTTCGACACCGCCTTCCTCCAGATGATGGTCGAGCACCACGAAGGCGCCGTCGCCATGGCCGAGACCGAGCAGGCCGAAGGCACGTACGGGCCCGCCAAGGACATGGCCGCAGCGATCATCACCTCCCAGAGCGCGGAGATCGCCCGGATGAACACCCTTCTCGGCAAGAGCTGA
- a CDS encoding PP2C family protein-serine/threonine phosphatase: protein MRGHRPEPPDDVQELLVALGQLVDQALDRIEYQRARVELAVALQRHMLPPGLPQLPGLRLAARYAPSRGGLEVGGDWYDAFVMHDGSLGLTVGDVQGHDVEAIAFMGQVRTSLRALAQTTSDTREVLGRANDLLIAMGCGLFATCCFLRFDPVSRDLTVSRAGHVPMVWATAGGGHGIALDRGGPSLGIVSGERYPVTHRRLTEAGVLVLLTDGVVEGPNYPMESGLAEVVRLVRAGFDADPDVLASAVVKVADLTGHRDDAAVLVVRYDGPREPG, encoded by the coding sequence ATGCGCGGACACCGCCCCGAGCCGCCCGACGACGTGCAAGAACTCCTGGTCGCTCTCGGGCAGCTCGTCGATCAGGCCCTGGACCGGATCGAGTACCAGCGGGCCAGGGTCGAACTGGCCGTGGCCCTGCAACGCCACATGCTCCCGCCCGGGCTGCCGCAGCTGCCCGGGCTGCGTCTGGCCGCCAGGTACGCGCCCTCGCGGGGCGGTCTGGAGGTGGGCGGCGACTGGTACGACGCGTTCGTCATGCACGACGGGTCACTGGGGCTCACGGTCGGCGACGTGCAGGGTCATGACGTGGAGGCCATCGCCTTCATGGGACAGGTGCGGACCAGTCTGCGCGCCCTCGCACAGACGACGAGCGACACCCGCGAGGTGCTGGGCCGCGCCAACGATCTGCTGATCGCCATGGGGTGCGGCCTCTTCGCGACGTGCTGCTTCCTTCGCTTCGACCCGGTCAGCCGCGATCTGACGGTCTCCAGGGCCGGCCACGTCCCGATGGTCTGGGCCACGGCCGGAGGCGGTCACGGGATCGCACTCGACCGCGGTGGGCCGTCGCTCGGCATCGTGTCGGGCGAGCGCTACCCGGTGACCCACCGGCGTCTGACGGAGGCCGGGGTGCTCGTGCTGCTCACCGACGGGGTGGTGGAGGGTCCGAACTACCCGATGGAGTCCGGTCTGGCCGAGGTGGTCAGACTGGTGCGGGCGGGGTTCGACGCCGACCCCGACGTGCTGGCCTCCGCCGTCGTCAAAGTGGCCGACCTGACGGGACACCGCGACGATGCCGCGGTCCTCGTCGTCCGCTACGACGGCCCCCGGGAGCCGGGCTGA
- a CDS encoding MASE1 domain-containing protein, translating to MGRLGSTALRILAVAAVYYAAARIGLLQQLVRDQVTPLWPPTGVALAALLIMGLRVWPGIALGAFLANVFLGPSLLSVLAITAGNTLAPVCAALMLHRAGFRNELDRLRDVLALVFLGALAGMSISATIGAGVLVLSGALDAGDFWPTWSVWWTGDAMGILVVTPFLLVLRKARWPSGAGPGRWFEAAALAFGTLFVTLLATRTRDSSLLFLVSPFLIWAAFRFRLAGAAPCALAVVVLAILAAAGDRGPFVGDDVFANMVTLQAFNGTTALTALLLAAVITERDRTYEEIKQLCGRLAEVVARMEPRPESYRSPPDDRPPH from the coding sequence ATGGGACGTCTCGGGTCCACCGCGCTGCGCATCCTCGCCGTCGCCGCCGTCTACTACGCGGCCGCACGGATCGGCCTCCTCCAGCAGCTGGTGCGCGACCAGGTCACCCCCCTGTGGCCGCCGACCGGCGTCGCGCTGGCCGCGCTGCTCATCATGGGACTCAGGGTCTGGCCGGGCATCGCGCTGGGCGCGTTCTTGGCCAACGTGTTCCTCGGGCCGTCGTTGCTCTCCGTCCTGGCCATCACCGCGGGCAACACCCTCGCGCCGGTCTGCGCCGCCCTGATGCTGCACAGAGCCGGGTTCAGGAACGAGCTGGACCGCCTGCGGGACGTACTGGCACTGGTCTTCCTCGGTGCGCTCGCCGGGATGTCGATCAGTGCGACCATCGGCGCCGGGGTACTGGTCCTCTCCGGAGCACTGGACGCCGGCGACTTCTGGCCCACGTGGTCGGTGTGGTGGACCGGCGACGCGATGGGAATCCTCGTCGTCACACCCTTCCTGCTCGTGCTGCGCAAGGCCCGGTGGCCGTCCGGGGCCGGCCCGGGGCGATGGTTCGAGGCGGCGGCGCTGGCGTTCGGCACGCTCTTCGTCACGCTCCTGGCGACGCGCACGCGGGACTCGAGCCTGCTCTTCCTCGTCTCGCCGTTCCTGATCTGGGCGGCCTTCCGCTTCCGGCTGGCCGGCGCGGCGCCGTGTGCGCTCGCCGTGGTGGTCCTGGCGATCCTGGCGGCCGCCGGCGACAGGGGCCCGTTCGTCGGCGACGACGTCTTCGCCAACATGGTGACGCTGCAGGCCTTCAACGGTACGACCGCACTGACGGCCCTCCTCCTCGCGGCCGTCATCACCGAACGCGACCGGACGTACGAGGAGATCAAGCAGCTCTGCGGCCGGCTCGCGGAGGTGGTGGCCCGGATGGAGCCGCGCCCCGAGTCGTACCGGTCCCCGCCCGATGACCGTCCGCCGCACTGA